Genomic segment of Panicum virgatum strain AP13 chromosome 2K, P.virgatum_v5, whole genome shotgun sequence:
CAATGTACACCAAATTTGACCAGACAAATATACCAAACTAGGGCAAAACTGCTATTATATCTTAACATTACACATAAAGTTAATAAATGCCTTCTACTGTACGAGTGCAGCAAGCATGGTAGAATGATAGAACAATTAAAGTAAACATAATTTTGATCATGTGATGCAGATAGAATACAGTTACTACACAATGGAAAACAGCAAGACCATATCTTAAAAAACATGGATCCATACATCTCAAGCAAAACAATTAACAGTTTATAATAAACATTCACTACTCAGTTACAACCTCGATATTGCACATGGTGATGGCAAAAAGGGCATATTGCACTATGCAGCAACGTGACAAGTGTAACAATATCCTGAACACAGGGACAGTTGTTCAAGACCCTCTTCCGCTACATGGAGCAATTAGGACAATCTCAATGGAAGTATCATAGGAGTGTCATGGACATTAAATTTTCTAACACATACCAATAGcatgaggagagagaagaaaggagtgtcatgagatgtgagaggagtgtcatcaccatgaccctCCACTGGCATAGTTCTTAAGATTTCAGTCtaggtaactgtgtcgatgacactcccactgagactggtaCCACAAAATTTGGCCAATATAATACAAAActaagttgaaaaaaataagacAACCGAGCAGGGGCATATTAACGCACTTCAGATGTAATGTAACATATTTTTGACCTAACCATACGAGAAGCATGTGACAGACACACCATTAGTAAGTGGGTTGCCGAGCCCACTTGCATCCCTAAATTCATCACCACTATAGTAATTTGCGACCATGAACCCCAGGAGGCAACAAAACTCTCCGTGAAACAGAATCAAAGGACGGACGCTTGAAGGCAAACTGTGGCAACACAAGCATACAATAGCAAAGTATTGGCCTATTCCGGCACAAAATAACCCTAATCTCAACAACAAAGTAGCAACAGGACATCAACCTCAGAGGGTACAAACAGATCTAATCAAATAATCGCAGGTCCGATTGGGAATGGAGGAGAGAACAGGAGGGAGAGCCTCACCAGGATGAGCTCGAAGAGGGTGGACTGGTCCACGTTGACGAAGTCAGCATCGAAGGCCTTGAGGTCGTCGTCGGCCTTGTTGGTCGCGGCAGTCGGCTCGGCGGCGTCCGcgtcggcgccgcggcgcgccgcgaCGTGCTTCTTGCAGTACTCGATGACCTTGGCGAGGATCTTGGCGTTGACGTTCGGGACCGGGATGCCGTTGTCGGTGCAGCCGTCCTCGATCATGTGCAGGATGGTCCGCGACTCCTTCGCCACCGACTCATCCACCACGAAGTTCTCCTTGTCGCAGCTGATCAGCGTCAGCGTCTTGTCCTTCCCCGCCGCTGCGTCCGACGCCATCGATCCGACCTCCGGGGTTGAACAGGGGTTGAGGCGGTGGGTCGGGTGGTGTGGCGAGGAAGCTGCAAGGCAAAACCCTAGCGGCGGAAGCGATGGAATCGAGATTGAAGGGGAGGGGGTGTTCTAGAAGACGCGCTTACGGTATCTGCTCATGGGCCGGGATGTTCGGTTTGGGGCTGAGAGAGGGTTCGAGTTGTGGGCTTTTGGGGTTCGATGCCAAACGCAGCTGCGAAAACGAAGCAAATAGTAGACTAAGAAATTTATGGTGAGTCTAACCTTGGAATGGTAATGATCTGGATGAACCAAACAAATCTGACATTTTATTTGCTAACGAAATATGTGGGTAGACAGCAACTCAGGGCTCGTTTGTTGTAGCTCAGTAGGGCTTCGGTTTCTtcactgtagcattattgtagtTTTACTATAGCATGAAGTCTCTTTTCTCCGGCTATTCTAACAGCACAACGCCGCTGTAAGAGTATCTTCAAGAGTTTTCTATATTTTGTTCTCTAAATTTGTTGTTTGCCGACTCCTTAAATAGATAtgagaagacaaaaaaaaagtccaTCTCCAATTATTCTctatttttattaaaaaaaagaaattgtgCCGCGAGATGTGTTCCCGCGAACCCTTATGTTGTTTTCTGCGCGCCGCGCCTGCCCCTGGCGACACCTCCTGCCGCCGTCCCCCTCTGATCGGCACCCCTCCCTAATTCCTAACAAATGAAAGTTCTCTTGTATTGataaaataaaattatgatCAGTGatacaatctttttttttctttgcagtGTATCTAGGATCAAAAATTCCAGAAACTAATCAAAGCATTCACTGCAGGGCAGCAGAGGCAGGGAGGCACGGGGTCAAGGGAGGGGGTCAGGGGAGCAGGCCCTCTGCATGGCGGTGCAGGCACAGCAAAGAAAAGGGGCGGTGCAGGGCGCGGAAAATCAAAGCAGGCGCCCGTGGCCGATGCGCCGGATATATGGACGGTAGAGATGTTGTGCCTGACATCGGGATACGTGAACCGAcagctttttctttcttttcgtAATGCCATATACagttttataaaataaaaaatactatcACATACGGTTTACACTCATCACCTGCTCCTCCACCAAAAGAGAGTTCTCGCTGGGGGCCGAACTCCAAGGCGACACGATGGGCgacccctgcgccgccatccACCTCCGCCCCCAGGCCGCGCCTCCGGTGGCTGCCGCCGTGGCGAAGATccgggcagcggcagcggcctgCTCTACTCAGCTCGCCCCTCCCTCGCCCACCTACCTATCTCTTCCCCTCCGCCTCCCACCTCCTCTCGGCCACAAACCTCGTCGcgcccttcaccgccgccggccaccagggCTGGATCCGGCCTTCTCCTCGCCGGATCTGAGGTACCCAGCCCGGATCGAATCAGGTGGgttcgcgtcgccgccgccgccgcttgccccgGGGTGACATGCCTCGCTCGTCCCTCGGCCGGAGATTTCAGGTGCGGCGACCTCCCCCACCTCAGCGTCCTCGTCGCGCTGCTCGGCCCGGcgccccccgcgcgccggcgggccTTCTGCGCTCCCCGAGCAGCCGAACAAAGCAGTCTCCAGAGCACTCCCCATGGCGACGGGAGCTGCGGCGGCCCCTGTGGCCCTGTCGTTCTGGTGAGCACCACGACCGTGCCTTTCTCCTCTCCCCCAAGAACCACGACGGTTCAACTGAAATGCTCTGAGTTGCCGATTTGTTTGCTAGCTGAATGCTAACCTCTTGATTCGTGCTTCATCCTTTGCAGACTGTAGTGCCGAGGGTGGTCATCCCCTGCCATGGCTGCAAGAATAAGGTCCGGAAGGTGCTCAGGAGTGTCGAAGGTGCGgtgcctagctagctagctcgatGATGTCCTGGTTTGCTTGCATTCCGGGGCGTTTTGGCTGAATcgtggtggttttggtttgtgtTGGTTTCAGGTGTGCAGAGCGTGATGGTGGAAGCCGCGCAGCTCAAGGTGACGGTGACGGGCACCATGGACGTCGCCACGCTCGTCCAGAGGCTGCACAAGTCCGGCAAGAACGGGGTGCATCTATTAATTGATCAGTGACAGTGATGCAAAAACATAGGTGCATCTATTACTCGATTATTAGTGGATGCTGTGCCATTTTTGCTCAGATTGAATCGATGGGAGCATTGAGGCATCAAATTATGGAGCACCGTGCTTCTACAACCAGTCAACCTGAGTTCAGCTCTGGGAATCGACGGATCGCTGATGCTGCTGCACAAGAACAGGTAGGTCAAGATCCCCTTTCTATGGGTTCCAAGTTCTAGGTATTTAATCTaggatttactatgattttttttctctgtcCATGGAATTCCCATGCTTCTGAGGACTACGACGGCTCTCCCTAGGCATCGATTTGAACAAGGATGCATCGCTCGTGCTTATTGGGGATAGGATGCGATGCAGGCTTCTCTGTGATTTCTTTTTCGTGGTGGATGCATCTTTCATTCGATTGGAAAGTTGTGATTAGATCCTCTTTTCCACTGTGCGTGACTATGCTTTTGTGAATCGAattgatttcattttgcatgatTCACATATTCTTGTTCTGATGATTTAAATCTGATATTAGGTAGATCATCTGCTAGATCTCTCTTCAAGCACACAATACAAGTTGCATAATCGATCTGTGATCACAGAGGCCAGGCCTGGCAACGGCGGCAAGGTGCAGCAAGGGCCGTGTTCTGCACGGCAGGGGAGCAGGCCCTCCGCCTGGCGCGGCAGTGCAGGGCGCATCCCTGGCGGCGCAGCACAGCAGCATGCATGACTCCACCAACCAGATGAATGGGATCCATGGTTACCTGTGCCAGCGGCGGCCTGTTTTCCTCGTCAGCGATGGCGTGACGGCGCGAAGGAGTTTCCGAGCGGCGCGAAGAAGGGCAGGAGAAGAGGTGGCGATGAAAAATCACCTGCGAGAAGCCGGGAGTCACGGAGTAGTGCGTATTTTTTTTACGCATAAAGATGGATAATATGCCAATTATTAAAAATTGGGGAGGTAGGATAGGAAATTGTtggagtgtttttttttctaaaaaaataaagatgggGATGAGAGATggggaactcttggagatgccctAAGAAAGAGCCGGAGCCCTCGGAAGCCCGGCCAAACACGGCCTCAATCTTCTTCCTCTTAATTCGGCCACCAGCTATGAAGACTGGAGTAGTTAGGTTGGGGATTGAGCCGCCTTAGAGTATTAGAGATGGAGGCGCGAAGCAAAGATCGATCCATTGTTGGGTGATGCCATACCGACGGATCGATGGAGGCGCCGCCAACAACATGTATTAGAGATGGGCGGTGGCCTTGGTTGGGATGGAGGCATGAGACGGCAAGATTAGGGTAGGGTAGGGCAGGGGTGAG
This window contains:
- the LOC120685632 gene encoding SKP1-like protein 1A, with translation MASDAAAGKDKTLTLISCDKENFVVDESVAKESRTILHMIEDGCTDNGIPVPNVNAKILAKVIEYCKKHVAARRGADADAAEPTAATNKADDDLKAFDADFVNVDQSTLFELILAANYLDIKGLLDLTCQTVADMIKGKTPEDIRKTFNIKNDFTPEEEEEVRRENQWAFE